The Danio rerio strain Tuebingen ecotype United States chromosome 10, GRCz12tu, whole genome shotgun sequence genome contains a region encoding:
- the smtna gene encoding smoothelin-like protein 1 isoform X4: MENLRQGTGGKTSASLSKDQKASNGPGGAQFNAHRTAQAKTLSQPTSVSSPKTVSSPAQSHVARVKMSGGSAVGGPNTKDVKQMLLDWCRVKTEPYEGVNIQNFSSSWADGLAFCALVHRFFPEGFEYCTLNPYDRKSNFEKAFKTAERLADCPPLLDVDDLMRMREPDWKCVYTYIQEFYRCLVEKGLVKTKKKMP, from the exons ATGGAGAACCTGCGTCAGGGCACTGGAGGAAAGACATCTGCTAGCCTCAGTAAGGATCAGAAAGCCTCTAATGGCCCCGGCGGTGCTCAATTCAACGCACACA GAACAGCTCAGGCAAAAACACTTTCACAACCAACCTCAGTTTCCTCTCCGAAAACGGTGAGCAG CCCGGCTCAGTCCCATGTGGCCAGGGTTAAAATGTCTGGCGGTTCGGCAGTCGGAGGCCCAAACACCAAAGATGTCAAACAGATGCTGCTGGACTGGTGCCGTGTGAAGACTGAGCCATATGAG ggTGTGAACATCCAGAATTTCTCCTCTAGCTGGGCTGACGGTCTGGCCTTTTGTGCACTGGTGCACAGGTTCTTTCCAGAGGGCTTTGAATATTGTACTCTTAACCCTTATGACCGCAAATCCAACTTTGAGAAGGCATTCAAGACTGCAGA GAGACTAGCCGACTGTCCTCCCCTGCTGGACGTTGATGACCTGATGCGGATGCGGGAACCCGACTGGAAGTGCGTTTACACGTATATCCAGGAGTTTTACCGCTGCCTAGTAGAAAAAGGCCTTGTCAAGACTAAAAAGAAGATGCCATAG
- the smtna gene encoding smoothelin-like protein 1 isoform X5: MENLRQGTGGKTSASLRTAQAKTLSQPTSVSSPKTVSSPAQSHVARVKMSGGSAVGGPNTKDVKQMLLDWCRVKTEPYEGVNIQNFSSSWADGLAFCALVHRFFPEGFEYCTLNPYDRKSNFEKAFKTAERLADCPPLLDVDDLMRMREPDWKCVYTYIQEFYRCLVEKGLVKTKKKMP, translated from the exons ATGGAGAACCTGCGTCAGGGCACTGGAGGAAAGACATCTGCTAGCCTCA GAACAGCTCAGGCAAAAACACTTTCACAACCAACCTCAGTTTCCTCTCCGAAAACGGTGAGCAG CCCGGCTCAGTCCCATGTGGCCAGGGTTAAAATGTCTGGCGGTTCGGCAGTCGGAGGCCCAAACACCAAAGATGTCAAACAGATGCTGCTGGACTGGTGCCGTGTGAAGACTGAGCCATATGAG ggTGTGAACATCCAGAATTTCTCCTCTAGCTGGGCTGACGGTCTGGCCTTTTGTGCACTGGTGCACAGGTTCTTTCCAGAGGGCTTTGAATATTGTACTCTTAACCCTTATGACCGCAAATCCAACTTTGAGAAGGCATTCAAGACTGCAGA GAGACTAGCCGACTGTCCTCCCCTGCTGGACGTTGATGACCTGATGCGGATGCGGGAACCCGACTGGAAGTGCGTTTACACGTATATCCAGGAGTTTTACCGCTGCCTAGTAGAAAAAGGCCTTGTCAAGACTAAAAAGAAGATGCCATAG